A segment of the Amycolatopsis thermophila genome:
CCACCCCTCCGGCGCGAGCCCGGCGCAGGGCGTGCCGATCAGCCACAACGGCCACGGTGAGCTGCACGAGACGATGCGCCGCATCGCCTCGAACGTCGAGCGCGTGCTGGTCGGCAAGCCCGAGGTGGTGCGCGTGGCGCTGGTGACGCTGCTGGCCGAGGGCCACCTGCTGGTCGAGGACGTGCCGGGCGTCGGCAAGACGTCGCTGGCCAAGGCGCTGGCCCGGTCGATCGACTGCACGGTCAGCCGCATCCAGTTCACGCCCGACCTGCTGCCCAGCGACGTCACCGGCGTGTCGATCTACAACCGGCAGACCGGCGATTTCGAGTTCCGGCCCGGCCCGGTGTTCGCCAACATCGTGGTCGGCGACGAGATCAACCGCGCCTCGCCCAAGACCCAGTCGGCGCTGCTGGAGTGCATGGAGGAGAAGCAGGTCACGGTCGACACCACGACCTACCGGCTCGACGATCCCTTCATGGTCATCGCCACCCAGAACCCGATCGAGATGGAGGGCACCTACGCCCTGCCCGAGGCGCAGCGCGACCGGTTCACCGCGCGCGTGTCGATCGGCTACCCCGACCAGCAGGCCGAGCTGGCGATGGTCGACGAGCACGCCGGCCACGACCCCCTCGCCGACCTGCAGCCGGTGTCCGACGCGGCCACCCTCCAGCGGCTGATCCACTCGGTGCGCGCGGTGCACATCGCGCCGGAGGTGCGCAGGTACGCCGTCGACCTGGTGGCGGCCACGCGCCAGGTGCCGGAGATCCGGCTGGGTGCCTCGCCGCGCGCCACGCTGCAGCTGGTCCGCTCCGCGCGCGCGCAGGCCGCGCTGTCCGGCCGCGACTTCGTCGTCCCGGACGACCTGCACGCCGTGGCCGTCCCGGTGCTCGCGCACCGGCTCGTGCTGACCACCGAGGCGCACGCGGCCCGCCGCTCCGCGACCGACGTGGTCCGCGCGGTGCTGCACCGGGTGCCGGTGCCGCAGGGCGGTCACCCGCAGACCGCCGGACGCCGGTAGACGGTGACGGCCGGGATGTTCCGCTCACTGTCCGGGCTCACCACGCGGGGGCGGTGCCTCCTCGCCGCCGGCGTGGCGGCCGCGGTGTGCGCGGTGGTGCTCAACGAGCGCGACCTGCTCCGCGTCGCCGTGTTCGTGGTGGCGCTGCCGCTG
Coding sequences within it:
- a CDS encoding AAA family ATPase, giving the protein MTSRTQPATPGEYTGEQAPYHPSGASPAQGVPISHNGHGELHETMRRIASNVERVLVGKPEVVRVALVTLLAEGHLLVEDVPGVGKTSLAKALARSIDCTVSRIQFTPDLLPSDVTGVSIYNRQTGDFEFRPGPVFANIVVGDEINRASPKTQSALLECMEEKQVTVDTTTYRLDDPFMVIATQNPIEMEGTYALPEAQRDRFTARVSIGYPDQQAELAMVDEHAGHDPLADLQPVSDAATLQRLIHSVRAVHIAPEVRRYAVDLVAATRQVPEIRLGASPRATLQLVRSARAQAALSGRDFVVPDDLHAVAVPVLAHRLVLTTEAHAARRSATDVVRAVLHRVPVPQGGHPQTAGRR